Proteins from a genomic interval of Phalacrocorax aristotelis chromosome 3, bGulAri2.1, whole genome shotgun sequence:
- the LOC142055701 gene encoding antimicrobial peptide THP2, producing MKILYLLFSLLFLALQVSPGLSSPRRDMFLCRRGSCHFGRCPFHLVKVGSCLGFRSCCKLPWQI from the exons ATGAAGATCCTTTACCtgctcttttctctcctcttcttgGCACTCCAGGTTTCTCCAG GTTTGTCTTCACCCCGGCGGGACATGTTTCTCTGTAGAAGAGGGTCCTGTCACTTTGGAAGATGTCCGTTCCACCTGGTTAAAGTTGGAAGTTGCTTGGGGTTCCGGTCCTGCTGCAAATT gCCATGGCAAATATAA